In Stanieria sp. NIES-3757, the DNA window TATTTGATGAACCTACTTCTGCACTCGATCCTGAAATGGTTAGAGAAGTGTTGGATACGATGCGTAGTCTAGCGAATTCGGGAATGACAATGGTTTGTGTAACTCATGAAGTAGGATTTGCTAGAGAAGTAGCAGATCGAGTAGTGTTTATGGATGAAGGGATCATTGTTGAAATTGCCACGCCTGAAGAATTTTTCAACCATCCTCAAGAAGAAAGAACCCAAAAATTTTTAGCTCAGATTCTCTAAAACAAATTCCATTGTCTATCGATACAGCAGTTTTTCATTTATAAATCGATTTAGGAAAGAAAAAATCGCAAATAGTACGATCGAATATTGCCAATTAATCTAGCATTTTGTAGTTTTAGCTACAATAAAAAACAAGAACTCCTCGTGTATGGGAGGGACATATGCACAAACAAACTTTAGATTTTTTTGATTTATTACTCATCATCATAGTTCTAATTTCTGCTCCAACTCTTATTTCTTGTGGTAAGACCGAGTCAACTTCAGAACACAAAACTATTAATGCGACTGATAATACCACCACAGAAATTGCTCTGGAAAGATTAGGTATTAATGGTGAATACGATCAAAGTGGTCTAGCAAAAAGGGTATTAGCAGCTTTGGAAGATATTCCTCAGTTCAAAAAGTCTGCTCGAGTCTATGTAGCGCAAAACGGTAATACTATTATTTTCAAGGGAACTGTTCCCAACCGTGCTTTTCTAACGAGACTGATTGCGGTAGCCGAAGATGTTAAGGGTGTTAAAAAGGTTAATAGCGAACAAGTTTCTGTGCGATAGTCTATACTGTGGAAATCCAAGCTGAAAATATGAAAACACCAGCGATTGTGTCGCTGGCTTCTTAAATTGTTGTTGTTGTCGTATAATCCTGGAGAAATCCTAGCTGCGCGTTCCTTCGATTGGCAACTATTGAAATTTCCTAATAAGAATTGTAACAGTAGATACGATAAATTGTAAATAAAAATTAAAGGGTAACTTTGCTAAATTTGTTATACTAAAATTTTTTTACTTTGTTGCGGACGACCCCAAATCACTGTTTCCCTTTTGTAGATTGCCATTCCAGGTTTTGCCCCTTTGGGTTTGTAGACATTTTTAGGTTCAGTATAGACAACTGGAACTTGTTCGCTTTCTCTTGCTTGACTGTGGTAAGCAGCTAAATCAGCAGAAAATTGTAAGTCAGCTCGATCTGGTACTGCACCTGGTTGGAGTCGGAGTAAAACGTGACTACCAGGAATTTCTTGAGTATGAAACCACAAATCATAATCTCCAGCAATACGGAACGTCAATTGTTCGTTTTGACGGTTATTTCTGCCTACCCACAATTCAAAACCTGAAGGCGTTGTATAACGATAGGGCTGGGAATCTTCATCAACTGAACGGTTTGGTTGTCGTTCTGCTTGTAAGTATTCTTGTTGAATTAATTCTTCGCGAATTTCGGTTAGGGTTTGAAGATCAGTGGAGTTTTGATAATTTTCTATTTGATTAAGCGCAGTTTGAACTTGTTGTAAATAGTTAATTTCTGACTCGACAGCTTCTAATAGTGGTTGAACAGTAGTTTTTGCTCGTTTGAGTTTCTGATGGTTTTTATAAAGGAATTGAGCATTTTGGACGGCATTTTTTTCAGGATTAAGCAGAATTTTAACTGGTTCACCTGTAGCAAAATCTGCCAAAGTAATCGACTTCATCCCAGGTTGCCATTGCTGAAGATGCGCCATCAATAAATCAGCTTGGGAACGATATTCTTCAGAACGATCCGATTGTTCTAGACGTTGACGGAATAGATCGGCTTTTTGCTGAAGTTTCTTAAGAAGATTAGTTATTTTTTGGCTTAGTTGGTGTTTAATCTGCTGAAATTCTTGTTTTTCTAACTCCTGAGTATAATATTTGTCTAAAATATGATGAATATTGTCTGCAGTTACTAAATCTTGCCAACCAAGAACGGTGTAACCATCTTTGAGCCAACCAGGTTGAAAGGCAGAAGAAGCTAAAGTTTTTAACCATTTTTGCCAATAGATAAATAATTGTTGCCAATCAGAAGAGTGTAAACTCTCAGTGCTTTGTTCTGGAGACAATTTGGCTGCTGCAATTATTTCGGAAGCAACTTTAGGACTTAAACCCCGATAAGAATTGAGTAACTGTCGTTGAAGCTTACCAGGAATTAAACTTACTCTAGCTTGCCAACTTGACTCTGATTCTTGCAATTTAGGTACAGTTCCAGTTAAAGGTGGTGGTACCTCGTATGGTTGTCCCGTTTGAATTTGACGCAGACTAGATTGGTTCGCATTAACTTGATGAGCAGCCGTTACAATTTGTCCACTAGCATCAACTAGAATGACGTTACTATATTTGCCCATAATCTCCACATACAAATGCCAAAGCGGTTCTTCTCCAGGACGTTGAGCAAATTGTAAATCTAAAACTCTTTCCCACGGTGCAAGATTAACAATTTCAATTAAAGCCAAACCATTCAGTTGGTGTCGCAATTGATCACTAAAGGTAAAGGTATCAGGAAGACGAGGAGGAGGAGAACCAAGACAAATTCTAGCTGCTTGAGGATGCCAACCAATAGTCAACCATTTTCTAGTTTTAAGATTACGGAGAGCTAAATTAATTGTATAGCGATCGCGTTGATAAACTTGTTCGATTCGGGCTGGTAACCAATTACTTTTTAGTTCGCTGCTAACAGCCATTAAAGTGGTATAGTCGACAGGTTGCATAAAAATTAATCAAAAATTAATCAAAAAAATCAATCAATAGCAATTTAACAGGTTCAAGCATTGAGTTTGCTTAATCAATCAAGGATTGAACTCAAGACGGTTGGAAGAAAAACTGAAAAAAAGCTAAAAATTAGTTAAATATCATTATTTATATGACTTTTAAGCTTGTAAAGCTGGATTTTTATCTATAACATTATGATTATATTTTCTCAATTGCCTTCATTACAGCTAACGGCAGTTCAAAATTATGGATATTCAATTAATCAATATTGGTTTCGGAAATATAGTCTCGGCTAATCGAATTATTGCTATTGTCAGTCCTGAGTCTGCACCAATTAAGCGGATTATTACTGAAGCTAGAGAAAGAGGACAATTAGTAGATGCTACTTATGGTCGTCGAACTCGGGCGGTAATTATCACTGATTCTTCTCATGTGGTATTATCAGCAATTCAGCCAGAAACTGTAGCACATCGCTTTGTGGGAAATAAAGATTCCCAAGCTAATAGCAATTAACGTATGGTAGCAGGAAAACTCATTGTCATTACAGGTCCTAGTGGTGTCGGCAAAGGGACAATTGTGCGATCGCTCCTCAAGCGACACCCTGAGATTTATCTCTCAATTTCAACGACAACCAGACAACCCCGTCGTGGGGAAATCGATGGCAAAGATTATTACTTTGTCAATAAGTCTCAATTTGAGACGATGATTAATCAAGGTGAACTCCTAGAATGGGCGGAGTATGCAGGTAATTATTACGGTACTCCGAAACTAAGAGTAGAAGATCAAATCAAGCTCGGTAAACTGGTTTTGTTAGAAATCGAATTACTTGGGGCTAGAGCGATCGCAAATATTTTTCCTGCTGCTCAACGTATTTTTATTTTGCCTCCTTCTTTAGAAGAGTTGGAACACAGAATGAGAAAACGCGGTAAAGATTCAGAAGAAGCTATTATTCGTCGTTTAACCAGAGCAAAAGAGGAAATAGCAGCCCAAAATGAATTTAAATTCTGTATTGTCAATGACGATCTTGAGGCTACGATTCAAAAAGTTGAACAGTTAATTTTTGGCTAGAAAGCAAGTCAAAAGTATCAAACTCAGTCCTAGTAGTGATTATAACGTTTTAAATTATACAAATTAAATGAGGAACAGCTTATTACTTACCAATTTCACATAACTGGTGTACGGCACTGCCTTGCACCCTACTGGTAACTGATTTAGTTACAATCAAAACAAACCGCAATAAAATAAAACTTCATGATTCCTACAGTTATTGAAAGTTCTGGTCGTGGCGAACGCGCTTTTGATATCTATTCTCGTCTGTTGAGAGAAAGAATTGTCTTTCTTGGACAGCAAGTTGATGATGACATTGCCAACTTAGTAGTTGCTCAATTACTCTTTTTAGAAGCCGAAGATCCAGAAAAAGATATTTATCTTTATATTAATTCTCCTGGTGGTTCGGTTTCTGCTGGCATGGGAATGTTTGATACGATGAATC includes these proteins:
- a CDS encoding hypothetical protein (protein of unknown function DUF370); translation: MDIQLINIGFGNIVSANRIIAIVSPESAPIKRIITEARERGQLVDATYGRRTRAVIITDSSHVVLSAIQPETVAHRFVGNKDSQANSN
- the gmk gene encoding guanylate kinase, whose protein sequence is MVAGKLIVITGPSGVGKGTIVRSLLKRHPEIYLSISTTTRQPRRGEIDGKDYYFVNKSQFETMINQGELLEWAEYAGNYYGTPKLRVEDQIKLGKLVLLEIELLGARAIANIFPAAQRIFILPPSLEELEHRMRKRGKDSEEAIIRRLTRAKEEIAAQNEFKFCIVNDDLEATIQKVEQLIFG